The sequence below is a genomic window from Streptomyces sp. V1I1.
CGACTCGCCTCGGACGGCACACTGCGGGATCGCAACCCCTCGCCGGGTTACGCGCCGCCGCCCAGGTCCAACGCGCTGACGGCCGTGCCGCTGTTCACGTAGATCGTTCCCTCTGCGAGCAGATGCCCGCCGCGCCATTCCCTGTCTTCCGAGCCCTCGATGGACCGCATCTCTCACTGGACGTGACAGCAGGAGCACGGGCCAGATGACCAGTGTCAGGGCGCCGGGCGATCCTCCACGCGTCTTGTATCCGCTGGGCACAGCAGCTTCGAATTCGTCGAGGGCCATGCGCCGCGTCCTTCCGGATGCACAAGTCGAGCCACTCCAGGTGGAGTTGCGAGCTAACCCGTACCAACAGCCGGTCGGAACAGAGTCGCAACTGCCCAGCAGCCGCTGCACGGGGCCGGATCCACCGGGAAGATGGAGCCTTCGTGTTCGGAGATGCCACCGCCCACAGCGAGCTGTTCGGGCTGGCTGATGCGCAGTGAGAGCCGCCCCCCAGGAGCCGGACTCGCGGATGATGGCCGCAGCGCGGTCTGGGACAAGAATCAACACGCCGGGTTGCCCCCTCGTTCATGTCCTGGTCTTCGGGGCGGCGCGCAAACCTTTCGACGTTTCCATCGGTCGGCGGACCTCCCCGAGTTCCCTGGTCCCTGGCCCCTGGCCTCTGGGAGCTTCCTGGTCAGGAAGAGCAGCTCCCGGAATCGAGGTCATCACTCCCGAGCGCCTGATACACGCCTTGCGCCAACGGCCCGGAGCAGGCGCTGAAGGACGTGACATTGATCGTGGTGGACGAGGCCCACCACATCGCCCAGGGGCAGCCGCACTGCCCAACGACGTGCTGGAGGCCGTTGAGGACGCGCTGCGCAGCGGCAGCCTGCCGGCCGTGGTCAGCACCAGCACGCTGACCGATGGCGTCAACCTGCCGGTGCGCGCACTGTGTTGACATCTGCAGAGCTCGATGACGGGTCACAGGCGCCCGCCACTCACGCGCCCGGGCTGGGCCCGGTGACCAACCGAGCCGCCACGCCATTGCCCGCATGGGAGCACCAGAGTCAGTCGGCCGGTGCCATCGGGCTGCTGGGGCGGGAAGTGCCAGTCCAGGATCTCGGCCCACTCGTGCAGCACAACGAAGCCGGTGCGTTCGGCCTGCGCCTGCACGAGCTCCGTGGGCGAAGCGACGAAGGGTGCAGCCGCGGGATCGCCGGCGAACGAAGCCGCGGCAGCCCGTAGCCGTTCGTACGCGGCTGGGGGCACGACTCATGCCTGCGCTCCGGAAGCCATGAGTGGTGTTTTCCGCCACCCTGGACGCGTTCCTTTCCGCAGCACTCCTGCCGCCGGCACGGCCTGCACCGCACGTCAGAAACTCGCGGAATTGTCCTTTCAATGGCGCTAAACCCTCTCTTCCACAAGGTCTCCACACGGCATACTCAGGCCCGGCACCCGAGGGGGCGCCTGGCATCATCCGATGCGTGGCGACGTTTCCGACAATGCACGCCCAGTTCTGCTGTGAACCACCACGCACTGCCGTACTGCCGTCATGAACGCCGGGAAGGCGAGCACACCGTAAGAGGCCGTTTCCGGCGGGCAAAATTCCGCTGTCCCGTACCAAGGTGACGAGGCAACAATTCGCGGGCCCGTGGAACGGCCCAACGCACCCAAGCTGCAAACACCGTTCCAGGCATGCGGGTGGCGCCGCTGCGCTATGTCACCACTGGGCCACGAAAGCATTTCGAGCCGAATTAACGATCCCGCACGCTTTCCAGGAGGCAGGCCATGGACAAGGCGCTTCATCGCACCGTTGCGCTCCTGACAACGGTGTTCGGCTTCACGCTGTGCCTCACCGGCCCGGCGAGTGCGACCCCCGGTACCCAGCCGCCCGGCTCCGCTGTGGCCGGCACGCTGGTGAGCAAGAACGGCACGTCGGTCACCGTCACCGCCGCCGTGGGCCTGGGCAACACCATCTCCGTGCGGCAGGTCGGCGACACGATCCGGGTGAGGGACACCGGTGACACCATCGTGGCTTTCGGCGGGTGCACCGCGGTCAGCGCCACAGAGGCCGTCTGTCCGGGCGCCGGCAGCCTCACCGAGGTTGTCGTCAACGCCGGTGACCAGGCCGACAACGTCACTTCCTCCCTGGCGAGTCCGGGGGTAACCCTCGTCGGTGGCGCGGGTGACGACAGCCTCCAGGGCGGCAGCGCCAACGACACTCTGGAAGGCGACGAAGGCTCCGACTTCCTCTCGGGTGGAGACGGCAACGACACGCTCATCGGCGCCAGCGGCCCGGACCGGATCTTCGGCGGCGCCGGGAACGACTCGATCGAGGGCCGGGCCAGCTCCGACGTCATCAACGCAGGCGCCGGGAACGACGTGGTGAGCGGTGGCAACGGCGGCGACCAGGTGATCGCGGGCACCGGCAACGACTTCGTGGAAGGGGGCGCGGGCCGGGACAGCATCAACGCCGTCGACGAGGTCAGCGGCAACGACTACGTCCAGGGGGGCACAGAGGTCGACAGCTGCACGGCCGACCTGGGCGACAGTGTCACAGAGTGCCCGTGACCGGCGAGCGCGAACGGCGCGGAGACAGGCCCGCAGTGCCAGCGACACGACGAAGGAGACGCACAACCATGACAGCGCGACGTATCTACGTGATCCTGTCGGCCGGAGCGCTCCTCTGCGCTGCGCTGGCCGGCACCTCGGCCTCGGCGGCCCCGCTCACCGCCGAGCCCCGGCACCTCGCGGGCGCCACGGTGGTCGAGATGGCCGGCGGCACCCTGCTCGTCACGGCGGATCAGGGCGTGGCCAATGACATCACCATCCGCCGTCAGGGCAGCGTCGTCCTCGTGTCGGACAACGCGGACGGGGTGCGCGCCGTCGCCCCCTGCGAGGCACGGTCGGAGAACACCGCGGCGTGCCCGCTCCCCACGGCCGTGCAGGTCAACGGCCAGGACGCCGATGACGACATCACGGTCTCCCCGAATCTGGATGTTCCCGCCACTCTCTACGGGGGCGGCGGCAAGGACCAGCTCAACGGCGGCCCCCGCGCGGATCATCTTGTCGGCGACGACCCGACCGGGGTCTTCGGCCTCACGGCAGCGACTCCGGGCAACGACACCATCAACGGTGGGCCTGGGAACGACACCATCTCCGGGCTGGGAGGGAACGACACCATCAACGGCAATGCCGGAAACGACACCCTCAACGGGAACGAGGGCAACGACACCCTCAACGGGAACACCGGTTAACGACACCCTGGCCGGAGGAAGCGGCAACGACACCCTGAGCGGCAATGAGGGCAACGACACCCTCAACGCCACCGACGGCGTCAACGCCAACGACAGCCTCGACGGCGGTCTCGCCTTCGACTCCTGCAACCGCGACACCGGCGACTCGATGGTCAACTGCCCCTGACAGCAGGTCCGATGTGCGTTGTCGCGGCAGAGAGCGCGTGAAGCGGCCGGCCGGGGCGCGGGGCCTGTTGCTCCTCGCCCCGGCCGACGAGCATCGCACCGACCGAGCACAAACGGTGGGGGGAGATCGTGTCCGGCGGTACCTGTCGCATGATCTCCCCCAGCACGCACCCGGCAACCACGGCCATCTCGGCCATCTCGGCCATCTCGGCCAGGGATCGGACGGCCGCACCGCGTCCAAGGCCAGGCCACTCGAACTCTCATCACTGCCAGCCGACTTCTCTCGCCGGGTCCACGAGTGCCAGGAACCGTCGAACCAGCGAGCGAGAATCGCCCAGCGGTGCAGCGAGACGCCATCGCGGTGCACCCTCTTCCTTGCGGGAGTTGTTCCAGCGGGTGGTTCCGCCGGCTCCGACACGACCGCAGGGCGGTAGTCGGCGGCGATACGGAGACCCGGCGTGGTTCCGCTGACGCGAACCGGCCCGGCACCATGGTGCGGTGCCGGGCCAGTTGCCGGGGGTGCCCGGTTGGGGGGGCGCCTCCGCCGTTTGAAGTCCGCGAGCACCATCCAGTCCTCAACGCGGCTGTCCATGAACTCCCCGGCCGAAGTGGGGCCTCATCCAGCGCGGGTTCTGGATCAACGGCGCCCGCGACCTGCGCGACTACTTCCGGAAGATCGCCGCGTTCACCCTGAAAGGACACAGCGACAGCATCCATTGCCCCGTGCTCGGGACCATGGCCGACGCCGACCCTCTCGCCCGCAACGCCGAAGCCACCCTTGCCCGCCTCAAAGCGCCCACCATCCTCCAGAAGTTCACCCCGGCCGACGGCGCCGGCGACCACCAGGAACAGCAGAACCGCGCCCTGGCCGAAACCGTCATCCTCGACTGGATCGACGACACCCTCCGGCCGGATCGGCGAGACACTGCTAGTAGTGCTTCGTGAGGTCTGCCGATCTGGGCTGGTCGGGGGCATGGTGGAGGGATGATGCTCGGGGAGGTGGAACGGCTCCGGGGTGAGTTATCGGAGTTCGTTGCTGATGTGTTCGCCTCGCTTCCGCGGCGGGATACGTGTCGGTGGGGCGGGTGTTATCTGCGGGGTCTGATGCTGGATGGGCGGCGTAAGCCGATCCAGCCGATGGCTTAGCGGTTGCCGGACGGGAACGTGCAGGCCCTCCAGCAGTTCGTGAGCCAGTCGCCGTGGGATCCGCTGCCGGTGCGGCGGCGGATCGCCGAGCAGTTGCCGTCCTACAGCCAGGCTCGGGCGAGGTCCATGTGGTGGTGCCCTTGGCGCGAGTTGGGCAGGCCAGCGACCACCAACCCTCTGCTGGATCCTGCTGGCAGCAGCCACCGCGGCCCTCGCCGTGATGTCCTTCGCCACATTGCGCCATGCAGCTCGACGCGGCGACGCAGGAAAGACACGTAGTTGATAGGACGTGGCCGTTGAGAGGGCGCGCTGTATCCCTGGTATGAAGGTCGACCGTCGCAGACCACGGTGCACTGCTCAAACCCGGTCGGCGCTCCCAGCCGGCCTGTGCGGCAGCAGGGCGGCTGCTTCGGCTGTCTGTGCCGTGACCTGGGTGGCCGCGCGGGTGGCTCGTCCGGTCACCCGCCAGGTGAGCATGCGTAGCGCGGTGGCCGGGGCCGGGGGAAAGACGCCGAGCTGACCGAGCATGGTGATGTCGTCGCGCACCGCTTCATGCCCGATCACCTTGCCGTCTCGGAGGTCGAGCACGTGGATCTGTTCGACGTCGATCTCCCGCCCAGTGGGGGGTATGGCCTGGTCAAGGACCCCGTCGTGGAAGCGGACGAAGGCACCGGTGTGGCGGCCCTGCATGCGCAGGCGTACCCAGACCTGTGCGTCGTTGCGGGCAGTGCCGAGGACGGGCAGCCGCATGTCGCTGAACGCGGCCCGCATCCAGGCGCCCGAGGCGAGCACGCCTGCCGGTCCCGGGGTCGCGCACGCCGGCGGCGCCCCGGCCGCTTCGCGATTGCGGAAGTCCTCGTGCACCACATCGGCGGCCAGGGCCGGATCCCCTGTCTCGAGGATCCGGAAGAGCCCGTGGGCCAGGTCCGTGGTGTCCATTCCGATGATGTGCATGCCTTTCGTCGGCGGTGCGCTGCGCTGTGACGGCGGATCCGGTGGGCAGGGCTGCCCGCGTCGAGCGTTCGGTGCCGACCGATTATTGAGGTTATATGACGCCTAATCAATAGGGAAGCTATAGGATCAACGCGGTTAGGATGGCGGCATGCCCTCCAAGCGCGCCTACGTCTCCCCCCTCCGCGAGCAGGCCGCCGCGCGGACCCGCGCGCTGATCCTGCAGCGAGCCGCCGAACTGTTTGCCGAGCGGGGTTATGGGCGGGTGACTGTCGCGGACATCGCCTCGGCGGCCGGGGTCGCGTCGAAGACCGTCTTCGCCAGCGTCGGGAGCAAGGGCGACATCCTGGACCGGATCGTCGACCAGGGCGTGGTCGCCTCCGGCTACGAACGGTCCATGCGGCAACTGCTCGCCCTGCGGACACGCGAAGCGGTGCTCGAAGCGCTGGCCCACGGCACGCGCAGGGGCAACGAGGGGCAGTTCACGGTGCACGAAGCGATCCGCAAGGCGCTGCCGGTCCACGAGAACGGCGAGGCACTGTGGGAGCGGGCCACCGCCGCCTACCGGGACGCACTCCACGCCGCCTCCCGCCATCTGCACACCCTGACTCCACCGCCCTCCTGCCCGGTGGAGGAGACTGCCGACCTGCTGTGGTTCTGGTTCGGCCCCACCGGCTGGCGCACCCTGGTGGTCGAGAACGGCTGGTCGTGGGACCGGGCCGAGGGCTTCCTTCACCGCACGGCCGTCGCCACCCTGTGCTGATGCCAGTGGCCACGTCCGCGGCGGGCAGCGTCACAGACAGACGTCGACGTTCAGACGGTCCACGGACCCGCACGCCCACGAGCCGACGGGAGCCGACGTTCGCGTCGGCTCCCGTCGGCGCCGCGTAAGCGCCTGCCCGCGCTGCTACAGGCGTCGCTGGTCAGCCGGTTCTTACGAGCAGCCCGGGAACTCGCGCGCGAGGTGGACCGGCGGACGGGCCGACCATCGACAACCCGTACGACAACCCGATGCCGTTCGATCGGATGCTCCTCGGCGAGTGAACCGGGCCGCCCAGCGCAAGTGCGGTGCTGCGCGAGCTCAGCCGCCAGCAGCACGCCCTGGTCGGCGCGCTGGCCCGACAGGCGCGGCAAATGGCTGCCGACGCCGGACACACAGTGAGCGAGGACGTCCAGCATGAGGTCGAGTCCACCCTGCACGCGGTCCTCGCCGAGCACAGGCATGGGCCGCCGACCGGCTCACGAAACCGCTGAGCCCAACGGTCGTATTCACCTCTGCCACCGCGGAAACCGTGCCGCACAAGCCACGCCGCCTATGCCTTCCGCCGAACCGGCAAGACAGCGAAGGCCAAGAAGCAGACGAAGGCTTCGTCATTCGATTCCCTGGCCAAGGCAGAGCTCTACCAGCGCGCCGCGGACGCCGGAATCCCCGGCCGCTCCACCATGACCCGTGAGGAACTCATCAAAACCCGCTGTTCACCACGCTGCCGGCACGGTCGATCCAGGAGAACGGCACGATCGCGCTGCCGTTCGGCGCGGGGCGCACCTCGCCGGTCGCCGTGGCCGACGTCGCCCGCACCGTGCTCCGCGACCCCGCCCCGCACATCGGACACGCCTACGAGCTGACCGGGCCACGCGCGGTCGACATGACCGAGATGGCCGAGGAGTTCTCACGGGCGCTGGGGCGTCCGGTGTCCTACGTGGACGTGCCGCTGGACCAGTGGCGGACCGAGGTACTCGCCAAGGTGGGCCGGCCGCCGCACACCGAACAGCAACATCGCCACCATGGCCCGACTGCACCGCGAGAACCGCTACGACCGCGCGACCGACGACGTCGAACGCGTGACGGGCCTACCTGCCCAATCGGTCGGGGCGTTCGTGGCCGCTCGCAAGGACTTCTACCTGGGCTGAGCCGCTAACGCCGTTGTCGCACCACGTCGCACCACGTCGCACCAAATGGAAGGCCTGTCTTCCGTTCCACTCCGGCGCTACCGTGACCCTTCCGTACTTCCCTAGCCAAGGGCCGGTGACCGGCAACCCCGGCACGCACCGGCGGACGCACGGGCATCGGCGGAAAGGTATCGCAATGCACTTCGCATCGAATGCCTCTACGGACAGTGTGGTCAGCGCCTGGCGCTCCGGCGCCGAATCGGCCGAGGGCGCGGGCAATCCCGCGGGCTCCCTGTACATCGGCGGTTCCGCGACCGAACGTGGGCTCACCGAGATCGACGTGGCTGCGCTGACATGCGGCACCGCGTGCTCTGGATCGCGTACCCGGCCCTGTTGCTGATCTGATCCCCAACGACCCGTCTCCCGAAGCCAGTTGTCGGCTTCGGGAGACGGGTCCGTGATCGATGGGAGGAGATGCGCGTATGGCGCTCCCAGTCCGGCCCCGTCCTGTGGTGGCGTACGACGACGCGGGAGAGTTCGACGCCGCGCTTGAGCCCTTGGTCGCGCCCGCACTCGACCGTCTCCGGCGGCGGCTGCGCACGGTGCCGGACCCGCTGTCGGCCGGCGAACGGGAGACGTTGCTACTCGCCGCCCGCCGCTGCCTGCTCGGCGCTGTACGGCCCAAAGCCAATCGCCTCCTCCTGCTCGAACTGCACGCGGCACGTATGTCTGGCCGCCTCACCCGCGGGACCTCACAGCAGCGTTGGGACGAATTTCTCGAACTCGCCGCTGACCCCCCGTTCTGGAGCGCGCTCGACGCGCACTATCCGGCATTCACTCCCCGCCTGAACCGCGTGGTCCGCAACCGCTGCACCGCGGTGCTCGCCCTCGCTCAGCGGCTGGCCGCAGACCGCCCGCGGCTGCACGATCTCCTCGGAGCCCTGCCGGGGGAACTGATGGAGATCTCCATGGACGCGGGAGACTCGCACCGCGGTGGCCGGACCGTGGCGCTCTTACGGTTCGAAGGCGGCCGCACGGTGTACAAGCCGCGCTCCCTCACCGTGGATACCGCGCTCGCCGCGACGCTCGACGTGCTGCTGGCCGGAACTCCGCCCGAGGGGCGGATCCAGGTGCCACGCGTCGTGGAGGGCGAAAGCTACGGCTGGGCCGAGCACATCGGCCATCGGTACTGCGCCGACGCCGCCGAACAGTCGCGCTTCTACCAGGGGCTGGGCGAGTGGATGTGTGTCGTTCAGCTGCTCGGCGGCACCGACCTGCACGCGGACAACGTCATCGCCTGCGGCCCCGTGGCCTGGGTCGTGGACTGCGAGACTCTGTTCAGCCCCGAGCCTGACGTGGGCGCCAGCGAGCTCGGCGACGCATTCGACAGGGCTGCCGCCTCGGTGCGTCGCACCGTGCTGCGCACCGGACTGCTGCCCATGCGGCTGTCCCAACTCGCGCTGCAGGGCGTGGACATGTCGGCGGTCGGCGCGCTGCCCGGCCAGCAGCCACTCGTACCGGTACCAGTGATCGCCGGTGCGGGCACCGACCAGGCACGGCTGGCGATGGAACCCGCAGACATACCCGGCTCGGCCAACCTGCCCGCCCCCGACCCCGACCCGATCGCTCACCAGGACGACATCGTGCGCGGCTACCGCGATCTGCGCGGCCGCCTGGACGCGATGGACCGCTCCGGGAAGCTGCGCCCGGCATTGGACGTCTTCACCGGCTGCGACCTGCGCGTGGTGCTGCGGCCCACCCAGGTCTACGTCGAAGTCGCCAGGATGCTGTGGCACCCCGCCTCCCTTCACGACGAGGCGCCGGCGCTCGATCGCGCCCGCGACGTACTGACCCGGCAGGCGAAAGCGCTGCACGGCGCCCCTTCCAGCGAGGAGGTCGTGGATGCCGAAGTCGCCGATCTCCTCGACGGGGACATTCCCTTCTTTACGATGCGGCCCGAGCGCGGCCAGTTGGACGGCCCACGCGGGACCACATGGGGCGCGCCCGGTCAGCTGATCGACCAGAGCGTCGTGCGCTGGCGGGAGGGCAGCCCGGGGTTCGAGGAGAGCGTGATCCGCTCCTCGCTGCTGGGCGTCTACCGCGACCGCAGCGCCATGCCGGAAGGTGACCGGCATCGTCCGGTGGTGCCCCGTGGCGGCGACCTGGAGGAACGGCGGCGGGCCCTCGCCCGCCGGCTGGCCCAGGACCTGTGCGCGCGGGCCGTCATGGGCGACGACGGGACCGCCACCTGGATCGGTCCCGTGTACACGGACAGCGGCTTCAACGTCCGACCGTTCGCCGCGGACCTCTACAGCGGCCAGGCAGGCGTGGCCCTTGCCCTGCATGCCTATGTGGCCGAATCGCGCGCCGGTCGCGTACCGCCGGTGGACGGCCTGGAAGGGGTGGCCGACGGCGCGGTCCGCGCGCTGGCGGCCATGGAGGACGCCGTGCCCACCGGCCGCCTCGGCGCGTTCGACGGGATCGGCTCGGCCGTGCGCACCTGGCTGGCGATGTACGGTGCGTCCGGCCACCCTCAGGACTTGGACCGCGCGGAACGTCACGCCGGGCGCGCCGCCGGCCTGTTCGCGGACGACTCGATGCTCGACATCGCGGCCGGGGCCGCCGGACTCATCGTCCCTCTCCTCGCTCTGGCCCGGCACACCGGCGACACCGTGTGGCTCGACGTGGCCGACTCCGCCGCGCGGCACCTGGCAGACTGCGCCGCCGTACAGGAGGCCGCCACCGGCGTCACCGCCACCTGGCCGACTCAGCTCTTCCCCCAGGGCATCGGTGGATTCGCCCACGGAGCCGCCGGAATCGGCTGGGCCCTGTCCCGCCTCGGCCTCGCCGCCGGGGAGCAGCGCTGGCTGGATCTCGGCGAGGCGGCCACCGCGTTCCAGGAGAGCCTGTACCGGCCGGAAGCAGGTAGCTGGCTCGACCGCAGGGAAGCGGACCAGTCGCTGTATCTCGACTCGTGGTGCCATGGGAG
It includes:
- a CDS encoding calcium-binding protein, which encodes MDKALHRTVALLTTVFGFTLCLTGPASATPGTQPPGSAVAGTLVSKNGTSVTVTAAVGLGNTISVRQVGDTIRVRDTGDTIVAFGGCTAVSATEAVCPGAGSLTEVVVNAGDQADNVTSSLASPGVTLVGGAGDDSLQGGSANDTLEGDEGSDFLSGGDGNDTLIGASGPDRIFGGAGNDSIEGRASSDVINAGAGNDVVSGGNGGDQVIAGTGNDFVEGGAGRDSINAVDEVSGNDYVQGGTEVDSCTADLGDSVTECP
- a CDS encoding ester cyclase; translation: MDTTDLAHGLFRILETGDPALAADVVHEDFRNREAAGAPPACATPGPAGVLASGAWMRAAFSDMRLPVLGTARNDAQVWVRLRMQGRHTGAFVRFHDGVLDQAIPPTGREIDVEQIHVLDLRDGKVIGHEAVRDDITMLGQLGVFPPAPATALRMLTWRVTGRATRAATQVTAQTAEAAALLPHRPAGSADRV
- a CDS encoding TetR/AcrR family transcriptional regulator; protein product: MPSKRAYVSPLREQAAARTRALILQRAAELFAERGYGRVTVADIASAAGVASKTVFASVGSKGDILDRIVDQGVVASGYERSMRQLLALRTREAVLEALAHGTRRGNEGQFTVHEAIRKALPVHENGEALWERATAAYRDALHAASRHLHTLTPPPSCPVEETADLLWFWFGPTGWRTLVVENGWSWDRAEGFLHRTAVATLC
- a CDS encoding DUF6229 family protein, translating into MHFASNASTDSVVSAWRSGAESAEGAGNPAGSLYIGGSATERGLTEIDVAALTCGTACSGSRTRPCC
- a CDS encoding type 2 lanthipeptide synthetase LanM family protein, translating into MALPVRPRPVVAYDDAGEFDAALEPLVAPALDRLRRRLRTVPDPLSAGERETLLLAARRCLLGAVRPKANRLLLLELHAARMSGRLTRGTSQQRWDEFLELAADPPFWSALDAHYPAFTPRLNRVVRNRCTAVLALAQRLAADRPRLHDLLGALPGELMEISMDAGDSHRGGRTVALLRFEGGRTVYKPRSLTVDTALAATLDVLLAGTPPEGRIQVPRVVEGESYGWAEHIGHRYCADAAEQSRFYQGLGEWMCVVQLLGGTDLHADNVIACGPVAWVVDCETLFSPEPDVGASELGDAFDRAAASVRRTVLRTGLLPMRLSQLALQGVDMSAVGALPGQQPLVPVPVIAGAGTDQARLAMEPADIPGSANLPAPDPDPIAHQDDIVRGYRDLRGRLDAMDRSGKLRPALDVFTGCDLRVVLRPTQVYVEVARMLWHPASLHDEAPALDRARDVLTRQAKALHGAPSSEEVVDAEVADLLDGDIPFFTMRPERGQLDGPRGTTWGAPGQLIDQSVVRWREGSPGFEESVIRSSLLGVYRDRSAMPEGDRHRPVVPRGGDLEERRRALARRLAQDLCARAVMGDDGTATWIGPVYTDSGFNVRPFAADLYSGQAGVALALHAYVAESRAGRVPPVDGLEGVADGAVRALAAMEDAVPTGRLGAFDGIGSAVRTWLAMYGASGHPQDLDRAERHAGRAAGLFADDSMLDIAAGAAGLIVPLLALARHTGDTVWLDVADSAARHLADCAAVQEAATGVTATWPTQLFPQGIGGFAHGAAGIGWALSRLGLAAGEQRWLDLGEAATAFQESLYRPEAGSWLDRREADQSLYLDSWCHGSTGVGLAAWDLYSRTGAPDHLDRAVRAAAATWRTGFGWDYTLCHGDLGSWEMVDTVLGGAPGPLSAHLGGEELTQGRLDAIVLTGLEEYGPLSDGVAHTVTASLLPGSSGALHQLLRMCRSVNFDGDGDGTVPSLLLLDGL